AGTAAATAGACAAACAGGAAAAACAAAGTAGTCTTGAAATATTACAAATGTGGTCAAACAAAATCTCATTCGTGGTTACTTTTTATTCTAACACTTTTTATCTCATCCCTGCATGTACATTTGAGCATCATGCGTTCTGTGAGAAGCAGACCCTCAAAGATTCCAATCCTGCTGTGGCCCAACATGTGGAAGTTTGGAGTAATTGATGGAGAGATTCTTGCCCACTTCCAAATAATTGACAAGGTACTCACACGCAAGGCACTAAACCAACACTGTTGCATAAAATCTTCCCACTTGATTGTGAATCCAATACTTGTAGTCTAGTACAAATAATGTGTGCATAGAGCATAGAATAGATTGTGCAGGCGTGCCAAATGAAGTGCCAGGTGAGTGTATGTGAAGCATACAACAAAGCCTTAAAACCTGAACGTTGAACACTTAGCTGAAGTGAAAATAACTATGGATAGGTTTCTTCACATTGTAAACTATCTTAACACTGCATTTTCTCCTGTGCAAATCTTCTTTAAAGGAGGTGCTCCTGATTCCTCAGACTCCTCCTGTAGAATGAAAAAAATGGTGGCTTAACATCGCCTAACCGAGACAAAATTGTTTTGGCGCGTATTTAAACCACTTTAGGAAAGTGGTTTGAAACCTGTGTGTGTATGGCGCTTCGTCTGGCACTTCCTGATGACAGAAGGTCCTCCTTGATCAGAGTTGGGGGCTCATCTGCTCCATCCTGTCCAGAGTGAACTGGATCTGAATTCATTAGGGTACAACATCAGAAATTAGGTGATGGCCGtgaagaaagtaaaaaaaatatctacTTTTCTTTAGGATAATTGTGTTAATCTGCGATAAAGGCATCGACATACCATCTACACTCTCTTGACCAAGCATTGGTGGTTGGGAGTCTTCAGTTCGGAGGCTAGAGGTATGCGGAGGGCTAACCTGCTGCGAGCTggagttgctgctgctgttatCCATTTTAGGATGGTAAACATCAGACAGATAGCTCTGGTTGCTGTTTTCATCTGATGTAAAGAGAACATTCATACTGAGCATAAAAAAAACTCATGCATTtggtccccccccccaacccccttgAGACTCACCAGTCAAATCTGGCAAAGAGTTAGTGTTTTCAAGGACCACGTCTTTTAGCCCTCTGGCTTCTCCACCAGTAGATTTGGTGCGATAGATCTGATATCAGAAGTGAATATTGATACAAgtcacgcacacatacataGTTGAGTTTCCTCAAAGAACACATGATTGAAACGCCACCT
This genomic window from Syngnathus typhle isolate RoL2023-S1 ecotype Sweden linkage group LG6, RoL_Styp_1.0, whole genome shotgun sequence contains:
- the bcl7bb gene encoding B-cell CLL/lymphoma 7 protein family member B-B, coding for MSGRSGRAETRSRAKDDIKKVLAAIEKVRKWEKKWVTVGDTSLRIFKWVPVTETKQIYRTKSTGGEARGLKDVVLENTNSLPDLTDENSNQSYLSDVYHPKMDNSSSNSSSQQVSPPHTSSLRTEDSQPPMLGQESVDDPVHSGQDGADEPPTLIKEDLLSSGSARRSAIHTQEESEESGAPPLKKICTGENAVLR